One window from the genome of Ananas comosus cultivar F153 linkage group 13, ASM154086v1, whole genome shotgun sequence encodes:
- the LOC109719490 gene encoding coronatine-insensitive protein homolog 1b encodes MDQRTIMEQRNLSRAMSFGGIPDLALECVMGHLDEPQDRDAVSRVCRKWHRVDALTRKHVTVAICYSAAPEHLRRRFPRLESLKLKGKPRAAMFNLIPEDWGGSAGPWIAEIADSFECLKALHLRRMIVRDEDIALLVRARGHMLQSLKLDKCSGFSTNGLKLLARSCRCLRTLFLEESLITEHNGEWLHELATNNCVLENLNFYNTDLKNISLRDLELLASNCRSLVSLKINDSDISDLVGVFRAATVLEEFGGGSFNEQGEANRYERVTFPSRLCSLSLMFMGTNEMPTIFSLCAALKRLDLQFTFLSTEDHCQLIQRCPNLEILEVRNVIGDRGLEVVAQTCKKLRRLRIERGDDEQGLEDEQGMVSQVGLSTIALGCPELEYLAVYVSDITNAALESIGTFSKNLRDFRLVLLEREERITELPLDNGVRALLSGCTNLRRFAFYLRPGGLSDRGLGYIGEYSRNISYMLLGNVGESDLGLLLFARGCVKLQKLELRGCSFSEHALALAVLQLPSLRYLWVQGYKASLTGRDLLAMVRPFWNIEFIPPSPEIVAHGVDDRPAGAESQAQILAYYSLAGKRLDCPESVIPLYPA; translated from the exons ATGGATCAGAGGACGATTATGGAGCAGCGGAACCTGAGCCGTGCGATGAGCTTTGGGGGGATCCCGGACCTGGCCCTGGAGTGCGTGATGGGGCACCTCGATGAGCCGCAGGACCGCGACGCGGTGTCGCGCGTGTGCCGCAAGTGGCACCGGGTCGACGCGCTGACGCGGAAGCACGTCACCGTCGCCATATGCTACTCGGCGGCGCCGGagcacctccgccgccgcttcccCCGCCTCGAGTCGCTCAAGCTCAAGGGGAAGCCCCGCGCCGCCATGTTCAACCTCATCCCCGAGGATTGGGGGGGCTCTGCGGGGCCCTGGATCGCCGAGATCGCCGACTCCTTCGAGTGCCTCAAGGCGCTCCATCTGCGCCGGATGATCGTCAGGGACGAGGACATAGCCCTGCTCGTGAGAGCGCGGGGACACATGCTCCAGTCCCTCAAGCTCGACAAGTGCTCAGGCTTCTCCACCAACGGGCTCAAGCTACTAGCCCGATCTTGCAG ATGCCTTAGAACTCTATTCCTGGAAGAAAGCTTAATAACCGAACACAATGGTGAATGGCTCCATGAGCTTGCTACTAATAATTGCGTGCTGGAGAACTTGAATTTTTACAACACAGATCTCAAGAACATCTCACTGCGGGACCTGGAGCTACTTGCTAGCAACTGTAGGTCATTGGTTTCCTTGAAGATCAACGACTCTGATATCTCCGATCTAGTTGGTGTTTTTCGAGCAGCGACAGTATTAGAAGAGTTTGGTGGGGGTTCATTTAATGAACAAGGAGAAGCCAATCGGTATGAGAGAGTAACATTTCCTTCAAGGCTATGCTCCTTAAGTCTTATGTTCATGGGTACTAACGAGATGCCTACAATTTTTTCACTTTGTGCTGCACTGAAGAGACTGGACCTACAATTCACATTCCTCAGCACGGAGGATCATTGCCAACTAATTCAACGGTGTCCCAATCTAGAAATTCTTGAG GTAAGGAATGTGATTGGAGATAGAGGACTAGAAGTCGTTGCACAGACGTGTAAGAAACTACGAAGGCTCAGAATAGAGAGAGGGGATGATGAGCAGGGTCTCGAAGATGAGCAAGGTATGGTTTCACAAGTAGGCCTCTCAACTATAGCTCTTGGCTGCCCTGAACTGGAGTACCTGGCAGTATACGTCTCTGACATCACCAATGCAGCTCTTGAATCCATTGGAACCTTCAGTAAGAACCTTCGCGACTTTCGACTCGTCTTGCtcgaaagagaagaaaggattACTGAATTACCGCTCGACAACGGAGTCCGTGCTCTATTAAGTGGTTGCACTAATCTCCGTAGATTCGCTTTTTACTTGAGACCTGGAGGTCTTTCAGATAGAGGTCTTGGTTACATTGGAGAATACAGCAGAAACATAAGTTATATGCTGCTGGGCAATGTTGGTGAATCTGATCTTGGACTGCTCCTATTTGCGAGAGGTTGTGTAAAATTACAGAAGTTGGAATTAAGGGGCTGTAGCTTTAGCGAGCACGCTTTGGCACTCGCAGTATTGCAACTGCCTTCTTTGAGATACTTATGGGTGCAAGGTTACAAGGCTTCCTTGACCGGCCGTGACCTACTGGCCATGGTTCGGCCCTTTTGGAATATCGAATTCATTCCTCCGAGCCCGGAGATTGTTGCTCATGGGGTGGATGATCGGCCAGCTGGCGCAGAGAGCCAGGCTCAGATACTTGCGTACTACTCCCTAGCTGGAAAGAGGCTAGATTGCCCAGAATCTGTGATCCCTTTGTATCCGGCATGA
- the LOC109719492 gene encoding transcription factor DIVARICATA-like, whose translation MMMQEAWMEVLPPAAASCFPASSLFLSEMGMGMGMGMGKGEGRGKGNDWSPEENKVFEEALARIDGDRPDRWERVAEMIPGKTVADVISQYQELENDVSYIEAGLIPFPHYDSSSSFVLDWEGGARTNHSYCCVGTGTGTGTGKRSGPRGSSDQERKKGVPWTEEEHKRFLMGLKKHGKGDWRNISRNFVFTRNPTQVASHAQKYYNRLNSGGKDKRRSSIHDITTVNLPDDRPPSPSQSSSSLSMLTPQPSTGNAAASPLSDQYSAVLDPSRPNEAASAFKLSEQHPFQFVQSPLGAAPYGTVKIARESSYSTPPRDAAANRQSVLFQVQPFR comes from the exons ATGATGATGCAAGAGGCGTGGATGGAAGTGcttcctccggcggcggcgtcgtgcTTCCCCGCGTCGAGCTTGTTCCTCTCCGagatggggatggggatggggatggggatggggaaAGGGGAAGGGAGGGGGAAAGGGAACGATTGGAGCCCGGAGGAGAACAAGGTGTTCGAGGAGGCGCTGGCGCGCATCGACGGCGACCGGCCGGACCGGTGGGAGAGGGTGGCGGAGATGATCCCCGGAAAGACGGTGGCGGACGTGATCAGCCAGTACCAGGAATTGGAGAACGACGTCAGCTACATCGAAGCAGGGCTGATCCCATTCCCCCACTACGATTCCTCCTCCAGCTTCGTCCTCGACTGGGAGGGCGGCGCTCGCACCAACCATTCCTATTGCTGCGTCGGCACCGGCACCGGCACCGGCACCGGCAAGAGATCCGGCCCCAGAGGATCGTCAGATcaggagaggaagaagggggTCCCTTGGACCGAAGAGGAGCACAA GCGGTTTCTAATGGGCCTGAAGAAACACGGTAAAGGAGATTGGAGAAACATATCCCGGAACTTCGTCTTCACGAGAAATCCCACGCAAGTGGCTAGCCATGCGCAGAAGTACTACAACAGGCTTAATTCCGGCGGCAAAGATAAGAGAAGGTCCAGCATACATGACATCACGACCGTCAATTTGCCGGACGATCGTCCTCCCTCGCCGTCGCAGTCGTCGTCGTCATTGTCGATGCTTACTCCGCAGCCTAGTACTGGTAACGCTGCCGCCTCTCCGTTGTCCGACCAATACTCGGCCGTGCTCGATCCGAGTCGGCCTAACGAAGCGGCTAGCGCGTTCAAACTGTCGGAACAGCATCCTTTTCAGTTCGTGCAATCACCTCTTGGTGCGGCTCCTTACGGCACGGTGAAGATTGCGAGAGAAAGTTCGTACAGCACCCCTCCCCGTGATGCCGCGGCTAATCGCCAGAGCGTGCTGTTTCAGGTTCAACCATTTCGATGA
- the LOC109719100 gene encoding laccase-22-like: MHAETYYPTVLRVGEVDREGERREIKKERLRKMEYSWVRALVLVICMFPLLVDARTRHYKFNVVMRNMTRLCSTKPIVTVNGEFPGPTLYAREGDNVLVKVVNHVKYNVTIHWHGVRQLRTGWYDGPAYVTQCPIQPGQNFVYNFTLTGQRGTLLWHAHILWLRVTVHGAIVILPKLRVPYPFPAPHKELVVILGEWWKSDTEAVINQAMQAGLPPNISDCHTINGHPGPLSTCASSSQDGYKLQVESGKTYMLRIINAALNEELFFKVAGHKLTVVEVDAIYTKPFTTDTILITPGQTTNVLLPADQGAGRYLVTASPFMDSPIAVDNMTATATLHYANTVSASAALTTTKPPPLNATPVASSFIDSLRSLNSKQYPAKVPLKVDHSLLFTVGVGVNPCPTCVNGSRVVADVNNVSFVMPPTAILQAHYYNISGVFTDDFPGNPPFTFNYTGSGPKNLQTMNGTRVYRLPYNATVQLILQDTGIIAPENHPIHLHGFNFFAVGRGLGNFNPKTSPNKFNLVDPIERNTIGVPSGGWTAIRFVADNPGVWFLHCHLEVHTTWGLKMAFLVDNGKGPNESLILPPKDLPAC, encoded by the exons ATGCATGCAGAAACATATTATCCTACCGTGCTAAGAGTTGGAGAAGTAGAtcgggagggagagagaagagaaattaagaaaGAGAGATTAAGGAAAATGGAGTACTCATGGGTTCGTGCTTTGGTGTTAGTGATTTGCATGTTTCCCTTGCTTGTCGATGCGAGGACCCGTCACTACAAGTTCAAT GTGGTGATGAGGAACATGACTCGGTTGTGCTCGACCAAGCCGATAGTCACGGTGAACGGCGAGTTCCCGGGCCCGACCCTCTACGCGAGAGAAGGCGACAACGTGCTGGTCAAGGTCGTTAATCATGTGAAGTACAACGTTACCATCCACTG GCATGGTGTGAGGCAGCTACGTACGGGGTGGTACGATGGTCCGGCGTACGTAACACAGTGCCCGATCCAACCGGGACAAAATTTTGTGTACAACTTCACCCTGACCGGGCAACGCGGCACGCTCCTTTGGCACGCTCACATCCTATGGTTGAGGGTCACGGTTCACGGCGCCATTGTCATCCTACCCAAACTTCGGGTTCCCTACCCCTTCCCTGCTCCCCATAAGGAGCTTGTCGTCATCTTAG GAGAATGGTGGAAATCAGATACTGAGGCAGTGATCAATCAGGCGATGCAAGCCGGGCTGCCGCCCAACATCTCTGATTGCCACACCATCAACGGCCATCCGGGCCCTCTCTCTACGTGTGCTTCTTCTTCCCaag ATGGATATAAGCTACAAGTGGAGAGCGGCAAGACCTACATGCTCCGGATCATCAACGCTGCTCTCAATGAGGAGCTCTTCTTCAAGGTCGCCGGCCACAAACTCACCGTCGTTGAAGTCGACGCCATCTACACGAAGCCGTTCACGACCGACACGATCCTCATCACCCCGGGCCAGACCACCAACGTCCTCCTCCCCGCCGACCAAGGCGCGGGCCGCTACCTAGTCACCGCATCACCATTCATGGACTCCCCCATCGCCGTCGACAACATGACGGCCACTGCCACGCTACACTATGCCAACAccgtctccgcctccgccgccctcaCCACCACGAAGCCGCCACCGCTAAACGCCACGCCCGTCGCGTCGAGCTTCATCGACTCCCTCCGCAGCCTCAACTCGAAACAATACCCGGCCAAAGTCCCGCTGAAGGTGGACCACTCTCTACTATTCACCGTTGGGGTCGGGGTGAACCCGTGCCCGACGTGCGTCAACGGGAGCAGGGTCGTGGCTGATGTCAACAATGTGAGCTTTGTGATGCCGCCGACGGCGATCCTGCAAGCACACTACTACAACATCAGCGGGGTGTTCACCGACGACTTTCCCGGGAACCCGCCATTCACCTTTAACTACACGGGGAGTGGGCCGAAGAACCTGCAAACCATGAACGGGACGAGGGTGTACAGATTACCGTATAATGCAACGGTGCAATTGATTTTACAGGATACGGGGATAATTGCGCCGGAGAACCATCCTATTCACCTTCATGGGTTCAATTTTTTCGCTGTGGGGAGGGGCCTTGGAAATTTTAATCCTAAAACATCTCCGAACAAGTTTAATCTTGTTGATCCGATCGAGCGCAACACTATCGGAGTTCCTTCCGGGGGATGGACGGCCATTAGATTTGTCGCAGATAATCCAG GGGTTTGGTTCTTGCACTGTCACTTGGAGGTGCACACAACGTGGGGACTAAAAATGGCGTTCTTGGTGGACAATGGAAAGGGTCCCAATGAGTCTCTGATACTACCTCCAAAGGATCTCCCTGCGTGCTAA